From a single Oncorhynchus tshawytscha isolate Ot180627B linkage group LG29, Otsh_v2.0, whole genome shotgun sequence genomic region:
- the LOC112247538 gene encoding myoneurin-like isoform X5, with translation MSQQAHSEHLLEQLRWQRESNVLCDITVVVGDTLFRAHRNVLAAFSGFFSALPDRGHRVTTLNPEFVSEQALDTLLKYIYTGELHTDSEESEAVLRAAVFLGMREAERLLKDKTDSQQKTMIESAPHTPSAPSPSSPLLPPSPEVIKPLSCLSGVGSVEKDEEREGMRGEEEEREDPEYTPPSPSPPTSPRRGARKRKGRKPKATPRNQISPENQTLPSNQTSASHDDIPDDAKVTQPQRGRGRGRGRGRGRDLLLEASDPQIIEENQTDLSPSSLKLVKRMSSGERRGKRGRGRGRGKLKENRSSDGEVNERNYDKGKAGLKNQQVKVKAKPVCAECNNEFSEISSLRRHMRIHKGVKPFQCLFCSRAFTQGNQLKIHLRIHTGEKPFACSQCDKGFTQKCQLVAHCRMYHGEEKPYTCEQCGLQFTTSSNYKIHSSHWQQRTGRKGGQRRSMLWG, from the exons ATGTCACAGCAGGCCCACAGCGAGCACCTGTTGGAGCAGCTGCGTTGGCAGCGGGAAAGCAACGTTCTGTGTGACATCACGGTCGTTGTGGGCGACACACTGTTCCGAGCGCACCGTAATGTCCTGGCGGCATTCAGCGGGTTCTTCTCGGCACTGCCTGACAGAGGTCACCGGGTCACGACCCTTAACCCTGAGTTTGTCAGTGAGCAGGCCCTGGACACCCTGCTGAAATACATCTATACTGGAGAACTACACACTGACAG TGAGGAGTCTGAGGCTGTGCTGAGAGCAGCAGTGTTCCTGGGGATGAGGGAGGCGGAGCGTCTCCTGAAAGACAAAACAGACAGCCAACAGAAGACTATGATAGAGTCAGCCCCACACACCCCCTCcgctccctcaccctcctcccctctcttaccccccaGCCCAGAAGTAATCAAACCTCTGTCCTGCCTTTCTGGAGTGGGCTCTGTagagaaggatgaggagagggaaggaatgaggggggaggaggaagagagggaagatccagagtacacccctccctccccaagcCCCCCAACATCCCCCCGGAGAGGAGccaggaagaggaagggaagaaagcCCAAGGCCACACCTAGAAACCAGATCTCACCTGAAAACCAAACCTTGCCAAGTAACCAAACATCAGCTAGCCATGACGACATCCCAGATGATGCAAAAGTCACCCAGCCCCagagggggagaggcagggggagaggcaggggaaggggaagggatcTGTTGTTAGAAGCATCAGACCCTCAGATCATCGAGGAGAACCAGACAGACCTCAGCCCATCGTCACTGAAACTTGTCAAGAggatgagtagtggagagaggagaggaaagagagggaggggcagaggaaGAGGGAAACTGAAGGAGAACAGATCGAGCGATGGAGAGGTGAATGAGCGAAATTATGATAAGGGGAAGGCTGGGTTGAAGAACCAACAGGTGAAAGTGAAAGCGAAGCCGGTGTGTGCGGAGTGTAACAATGAGTTCTCTGAGATCAGTAGTCTGAGGAGACACATGAGGATCCATAAAGGAGTGAAACCGTTCCAGTGTCTCTTCTGTTCCCGAGCCTTCACACAGGGAAACCAGCTCAAGATTCACCTCCGCATACACACAG GAGAGAAGCCTTTTGCATGTTCTCAGTGTGACAAGGGTTTTACCCAGAAGTGTCAGTTGGTGGCTCACTGTAGAATGTACCATGGAGAAGAGAAGCCTTACACCTGTGAACAATGTGGGCTGCAGTTCACTACCTCATCTAACTACAAGATCCACAGCAG tcattggcagcagagaactggaaggaaaggcggccaaaggaggagtatGCTTTGGGGATga
- the LOC121841298 gene encoding myoneurin-like codes for VHLSNCVCVCVCPYRKHSGEKPYVCERCGKGFAQASTLTYHIRVHTGEKPYQCDTCGVAFSVSSSLITHKRKHTGEAPHECLVCQRAFITKRELNKHSRIHTGGDPAVKQRVTCELCGNTYAGLSSLKKHQERQHLVDVPEGALHHNIPIDHQGMISRDAPSPVPVEPDNTDPEEPDNLEPATPNLSPNPLCVLVEQLHTSSLSFSSPVSTAENIEQIIIIRTLDNDLCPDP; via the exons GTTCATctatctaactgtgtgtgtgtgtgtgtgtgtccatatagGAAGCACAGTGGAGAGAAGCCGTATGTGTGTGAACGGTGTGGGAAGGGTTTTGCCCAGGCCAGCACTCTGACCTATCACATTAgggtccacacaggagagaaaccttaccaaTGTGACACCTGTGGGGTGGCCTTCtccgtctcttcttctctcatcacaCACAAACGCAAACACACAG GTGAAGCGCCACACGAATGTCTGGTGTGTCAGAGGGCCTTCATTACCAAACGAGAACTCAACAAACACTCTCGCATCCACACCG gtggagaTCCAGCTGTTAAGCAGCGTGTGACATGTGAGCTGTGTGGAAACACCTACGCTGGCCTGAGCAGCCTGAAGAAACACCAAGAGAGACAACACTTAG tgGATGTTCCAGAAGGTGCTCTCCACCACAACATTCCTATTGATCACCAGGGAATGATCTCCCGCGATGCGCCCAGCCCTGTGCCTGTGGAACCAGACAACACAGACCCCGAGGAGCCAGACAACCTTGAGCCCGCGACACCTAACTTGAGCCCTAAccctctctgtgttctagtggagCAGCTGCATacatcttccctctccttctcttccccagtCTCCACCGCCGAAAATATAGAGCAGATCATCATCATTAGAACATTGGACAACGACCTCTGccctgacccctaa
- the LOC112247557 gene encoding eukaryotic translation initiation factor 2 subunit 3-like yields MFKMAGDESGITLGQPHLSKQDLNSLDVSILTPLSQEIISRQATINIGTIGHVAHGKSTVVKAISGVHTVRFKNELERNITIKLGYANAKVYKLDDPSCPRPECYRSCGSSTPDEFPTDIPGTKGNFKLVRHVSFVDCPGHDILMATMLNGAAVMDAALLLIAGNESCPQPQTSEHLAAIEIMKLKHILILQNKIDLVKESQAKEQYEQILAFVQGTVAEGAPIIPISAQLKYNIEVVCEYIVKKIPVPIRDFTSEPRLIVIRSFDVNKPGCEVDDLKGGVAGGSILKGVLKVGQELEVRPGIVSKDHEGKLMCKPIFSKIVSLFAEHNDLQYAAPGGLIGVGTKIDPTLCRADRMVGQVLGAVGALPEIFTELEISYFLLRRLLGVRTEGDKKAAKVQKLSKNEVLMVNIGSLSTGGRVSAVKADLAKIVLTNPVCTEVGEKIALSRRVEKHWRLIGWGQIRRGVTITPTVDDD; encoded by the exons ATGTTCAAGATGGCGGGTGACGAGTCTGGAATAACGCTGGGTCAGCCTCATCTTTCCAAACAAGATTTAAATTCGCTG GATGTGTCCATCCTGACCCCTCTCTCCCAAGAGATCATCAGCAGACAGGCCACCATCAACATTG GTACCATTGGTCATGTGGCCCACGGAAAGTCTACGGTGGTCAAGGCCATCTCAGGGGTTCACACTGTCCGCTTCAAGAACGAGCTGGAGAGGAACATCACCATTAAGCTAGGTTACGCTAACGCCAAG GTGTATAAGCTGGATGACCCCAGCTGTCCCAGGCCAGAGTGCTACAGGTCGTGTGGCTCCAGTACTCCTGATGAGTTCCCTACAGACATCCCTGGAACCAAGGGCAACTTCAAACTGGTCAGACACGTGTCCTTCGTGGACTGTCCCGGTCACGATATTCTGATGGCCACCATGCTGAACGGAGCGGCTGTCATGGACGCTGCCCTCCTGCTCATTG cgGGTAACGAGTCATGTCCCCAGCCCCAGACCTCTGAGCACCTGGCTGCCATAGAGATCATGAAGCTCAAACACATCCTGATCCTCCAGAACAAGATTGATCTGGTCAAGGAGAGCCAGGCCAAGGAGCAGTACGAACAGATCCTAGCCTTCGTACAGG GTACTGTGGCAGAGGGAGCACCTATCATTCCTATCTCAGCACAGTTGAAGTACAACATAGAGGTGGTGTGTGAATACATTGTCAAGAAGATACCTGTCCCCATCAGAGACTTCACCTCAGAACCCAGACTCATCG TGATCCGGTCATTTGACGTCAACAAGCCGGGTTGTGAGGTAGATGACCTGAAAGGAGGTGTGGCTGGAGGCAGTATACTAAAAGGCGTGCTCAAG gtgggACAGGAGTTGGAGGTGCGTCCAGGCATTGTGTCTAAGGACCATGAGGGGAAGCTAATGTGTAAACCCATCTTTTCCAAGATCGTCTCTCTGTTCGCTGAACACAACGACCTGCAATATGCGGCACCCGGGGGACTCATTG GTGTTGGCACTAAGATTGACCCGACCCTGTGCAGAGCTGACCGTATGGTTGGTCAGGTGCTGGGAGCGGTCGGAGCGCTACCAGAGATCTTCACAGAGCTGGAAATCTCCTACTTCCTGTTGAGGAGGCTTCTGGGAGTCCGCACTGAAGGAGACAAGAAGGCTGCCAAG GTCCAGAAGCTGTCTAAGAACGAGGTGTTGATGGTGAACATCGGCAGTCTGTCTACGGGCGGCAGAGTGAGTGCAGTGAAGGCTGATTTGGCCAAGATCGTCCTGACCAACCCTGTCTGCACTGAGGTCGGAGAGAAGATTGCGCTCAGTCGTCGTGTGGAGAAACATTGGCG TCTGATTGGCTGGGGCCAGATCAGGAGGGGGGTGACCATCACCCCCACGGTGGACGATGACTGA